The genomic segment GGCTTGTCTCTGTGGTATCATTGAAACCATAGAGGTCCATATACTCTGAAGTGATCTGAACCTGGTTGCCCTGCAGAGCAAACTCGTTCTTCAATCCCTCAATCTCCACAGTAGGAATTGAAACCGGAAAATACAATTTTGTTTTTCCCTTATCTGTCTCATAGACAAGGCTGTCGTTCTGCACACCAGGAATGGCACGTGGAATCTTGACCCACGCCTCATCGGTTGTTGCATAAACCTGACGAACATCCACATCCACGTCGTTGAAGCGAATCTTCTTGGCATTAGCCAGGTTCTGTCCCTTGATGTGAATCATCTGGTTGAGCACACCGCCATTGAGCGGTGCCACAAAACCAGTATCCTGCACATCATAAATCTGGCTGATAGCAGGAGCTCCGCTGTTGGAGGTTCTATCTGGCACAGAGTAATCTACCACATCACTGCAAGATGCCAAAGCGATAATTGCCATCGCTGATAGACTGATATTTTTGATATTAATCTTCATAATTATCTTCTTTTAAAAGAATTACACATTAATTCCAACCTGGGTTGTTGGCAGAGATACTATCATTTACATTGATTTCATCTGCTGGGATTGGATAAAGCAGGTTGCGTTCAGAACGAGCCTTGTTGATATTTGCCTCATCACGACCTCCGATGGCATTCATAGCCTGGAGATAGATACCCCAACGGATAAGATCCCAACGGCGGTCACCCTCGCAGGCAAACTCCTTAGCACGCTCTTCCAGAATGCTGCTTCGCATACCGGTCTGGGTAGATACGGCACTCATCAATGTAGCATTCGAGCGCTTGCGAACTACATTGAGATACTTCATCGCCTCTTCCAGGTTACCCAACTCGGTTTCTGCCTCAGCATAAATCAGGAGAACATCGGCATAGCGCAGGAATGGCCAGTAGCTGTCTGGATACTCCAAAGCATCATTCTCACAATCATCATACTTGGTAGTGAATGCCAGACACTCGCTTCCCTGATTGTACTGGTATGCCATACCCGTATTCTTGTACTCAGCATCCGGTTCACGTACATAGTTGCCGTAAACATCATAACCGGTAATCTTCTCACACCAGGACTGTGGATAATAGAAACATCCGTTATACTCTTCCTGATAATAATATCTCCATGTGTGACGTACTCCCTTCACAATACGCAAGTCCTGGTCGTCGAAAAGCTGATACCATGTATTGGTACATCCAATCCATCCACCAGAAGTAAGAAACTCGCTACCAGAACTCTCCTTATAACCTGAATAGGTAGTGTGGATATTGGTACGATAGTTATCAGAAGCAGAAGAAATGGCAGAACGCACGCCCCACATCATCTCAGAATCAGTGCGATGGTTACGAGACCACAGATTGTTGTATGCACTCAACTCATATGGTCCGAACTCGCCATCAATCACCTTCTTTGCCCACTTAGCAGCCTCGGTGTAAAGCTCATGCGGATCCATATCCTGATATCCATCTACCTGAGTCTTTCTGAAAGTCTCGGTGGCAGGGGTACGGTAGAGTTTGTATTCCTTGCCGTTCACGGTTTCCGTGCGGAAAGGCTCACCGGTACGTACATTCACCTCGGTGCCTTCTGGCATAGCAGCAGAAGCCATCGTTGCATATACCTTAGCCAACAAACCGGCAGCTGAACCTGCATTGACATGACCCTCCTGATAATTGTTGTTATCACGATGGTACATCAGTTCAGAAGCCTTGGTCAGCAAATCGATGATGTGACCGTAAATCTCCTTCACCGGACGGCGACTATTCATGAACTCACCACTGGCACTCACATCGGTGGCCATATACGGAATAGGTCCGTATGCTCTTACCAAGAGGAAATAAGCAAAAGCTTCCTGGAAGTAGCACTCGCCGAGGGCATTGTTCTTGTAATTCTCATCCACGTTGCTCATGACAGAGATATAGCGCACAGCAATGTTAGCATCATTAATCAGATTGTAAGGACCCTTCCACATCTTGTCCAAAGCAGGCTCTGCCTGGAAGTTACCGGCACCTAGAGTACCAAACAGCCAGTCCGGACCGGAAATATAGTCGGCGTCGAGTTCCAATACTTTAGGGAACTCACCCCAACAGAACATATCGTTAAGCCAGTTGCTATAAACACCTGTCACCCAAGTATCAACAGCCACCTTTGAGTCACCGATATTATCAGGACCTATCATACTTTCAGGCTTTTCTGT from the Segatella copri genome contains:
- a CDS encoding RagB/SusD family nutrient uptake outer membrane protein; protein product: MKRINKYILSAMLLGCGTMVTTSCNDFLTEKPESMIGPDNIGDSKVAVDTWVTGVYSNWLNDMFCWGEFPKVLELDADYISGPDWLFGTLGAGNFQAEPALDKMWKGPYNLINDANIAVRYISVMSNVDENYKNNALGECYFQEAFAYFLLVRAYGPIPYMATDVSASGEFMNSRRPVKEIYGHIIDLLTKASELMYHRDNNNYQEGHVNAGSAAGLLAKVYATMASAAMPEGTEVNVRTGEPFRTETVNGKEYKLYRTPATETFRKTQVDGYQDMDPHELYTEAAKWAKKVIDGEFGPYELSAYNNLWSRNHRTDSEMMWGVRSAISSASDNYRTNIHTTYSGYKESSGSEFLTSGGWIGCTNTWYQLFDDQDLRIVKGVRHTWRYYYQEEYNGCFYYPQSWCEKITGYDVYGNYVREPDAEYKNTGMAYQYNQGSECLAFTTKYDDCENDALEYPDSYWPFLRYADVLLIYAEAETELGNLEEAMKYLNVVRKRSNATLMSAVSTQTGMRSSILEERAKEFACEGDRRWDLIRWGIYLQAMNAIGGRDEANINKARSERNLLYPIPADEINVNDSISANNPGWN